In the Hevea brasiliensis isolate MT/VB/25A 57/8 chromosome 8, ASM3005281v1, whole genome shotgun sequence genome, AAAATGACAAAGGGAAAAGAAATGAAGCTAAAATGACACAAGTTTTAAAATCTGTGTAAATGTCTGTACTTTTTTATTCTCACTTtgaatttaatcaaattagttgTTGTTTAAGACATATACTCTTTGATCTCTTTttacttaatttatttatttacctaATTCTCAAATCTCAATTCTCATGATTTTCAACTTAAGTTGGgtttataattaaactttgaattaattaaatatttattgagGAGATTTAGATATTcatcatttttaatttatattcagGAGAGTATTAATAGATTTAGTTtgaaataatttgaaaaaaatgaaaaattaataaattattaagtcaaatcaaattaaataataaaaaaattaaattaaattaaattgaattagtctaattttaaatttttttaaatttattttaggtTTACTTTAGGCCCAATCCCaattatatttttttcatttttaattctaGCTTAAGACCTATTTgttgttttaaaaaaataaactattcaattcaatttaattttatcaattttttttaaaaataaactaaatcaaataaactaaattttttaaaatcaaaaaataaattaaattattaaaaaaattaattcttaaattaatttaatttaattaattttttcaatgGAAATCAAATCCCGATTCCTTATTATATTGTAaacaaaataatataataaagcaTACAGGGGACCCAATCGTATGACCGACTGCCACTTTCCAGAGAAAAGAAAGTGTTATCTGCACTTTCAAATCTAGTACTTACAAGAAAAAATCCAAAATCCACCTCttaataattttcaaatatataGAGCCCACAAAAAGCAAAAGAGAAAGAAACAGAAAAATAGTCAGCAAATAATCAAATGGGtgatgaaaagaagaagaagaagattggAAGTAATCAAGAAGAGGCAGAAGCGTCCAAGAGTAATTTGTTCTCAGTTTTTCCCAATATTGAGCTCAAGAAGTTTCCTCCAGTTTTCAATATAGATCCACGAGCTGATGATGAGGTTGCTccaggaaagaaagagaagacaAGTGCTCAGAAACCTGAGGTGGTAAGGCTTGCAGATCTTAAAACAGTTATCCCTCCTCCTTTGAAGCTTCAATATGATGAGTCTGGGATGCTTTCCCAACCTCTAATCGTTTTCCCGGTATACATTCCTCTCTCTCTCCGGctatatttggtcaatttcctttttagtttttatttttttctttacttGAGAAAATTGAAAGGAATTATCAGGATTGATAGTAACTATTGTTTGCaagatataaattataaaatatacacATAATACGATTAATTATATTTAGTTGCTAAGAAAATATAGAGATAATTATTATGCTACTTGTTTTATGTCAAAATAATTTAGGCATTACTTTCATCAATTTAATATCTTACTATCTGGCAGGTCTGTTTTGTATAGTTTGGATTTTTGTATTTCTTCACCCTCCCAAAAGTAAAAGGAGGATTTTTGAAACTTGGGTTTTATTTTATATGAGttgatttagattttttttttcctgggaATTTATCTCTCGAGGTGAAATGGAAGGTCTTAGAAGTGGAATAATGTAATATTAAGCAAATATAGAGAATTTAGGATCAGTGAAGTTTGAGGCATATTTTCTGGTTGAAGAGGAGCTGAAAAGTTTAATCTTTATTCACAAGGAAACTTTCTGGAGAAAATTGAGAATAAATGTAGGAATATGTGAGAAATGGGAGTCAGCTTTTAGAATAGAAGATGATGAAATACTGGGTTCATTTCATTCTGTTATTGGCTTATAAGTTCTGCTTATTAGTTAAGCTATATGTCaatttcatgtttccttttcaaaTATATTGATGTTACAACATGGAATTTTTTGCTGGATGCTTCGAATTTAACATGTAGAAATCAAAACTGTTTGATAGTAACTTCTTGCTATTCTAATAGAAGGCGTTGATTTTAGGGAAGACATTTACTTCTGCAAAGGAAGACCAAGGTCTTTGATGGATTTGTTGTGATGTGTAGTGGATCCTTGGGTTTATATATCAAACTCTACATGTAAcatgttttcttcatttcttgCAGTTGTGATAATCTTGTGGCACCAGTCACAGTAAAACTGCAGTTATTGTTATGCCGTTTTCATAACAAAGGAACTAGAATGTGGCAGATGTTTATGACTCATATCTTTCAAACAAAGTGCTAAGCATAAAAGTAGATGCATGCACTGGAGGTTTTATATATTGCCTAGTTGATTGTGTAGTAAGAGTAGCTGCATCGCAAAATTTGTTGCCGTTGTTTTTAAGCTGATTATGTATTTCTATATGGAGGTTTGTAACACATATAGTTGGTGGAGCACTTAAATGGGGTTTACTGTGTTGTATTGCCTGTAATATTTGCCCCACAGAAGCTGTTCAGAGGGAACAAAAAATTTTGCAGGATTTTTCTTAGGAGGTCAATTGAAATGAAATGGACATGGTGGATGAATTCGAGAAGTTTTATCTAGTTAGGGCAGAAGTGGGGGAAGCAAATGATTGTAGCTTATTAATATGTATGAGGACATGCATATGAATTACGGctaaatgtaaatatatgaaatatgCATAAGTTTACTATTTCCTTTTAGCTCATACTACTCTCTCGCTTCATCCTCCTAGTGGTAAGAAGCTAGACATTTGAATTATTCCTCTCTTTTATGTTTTATGAAATCCAGATTCTGACTATGTCATATTGATAGTTAGAAATGTTATAATTTGCCATTATGTTGTTGGTTCATTACAAAAATGAAAAGCCTTAAAATTCCACTAAATTTTGAACTTCTAAAATTTGAACTTTAGTCTTGAGCAAATTATAGAATTGCTGCCTGCTTGTTTTCTCTGAAGAAACATAATAATAAGTTTAGCTTTTATTTGTCTGAATCCATAATCAGTGGAAATCCTGTTTTTTGTTGAAGTGTTGACCTCTTTCACAGGTTTTCTTTTTAGACATTGTAACTAATCTGTTTTTTGTGGCTTCTCTGGGGATCTCTCTCTGTTGCCAATGCCAAATTGTTTTAAGTTTACTGTATTCACTTCTATTCGTCTGAGACGTCAGACGACAGACCACTGATACATTGACATGATCTTTTGTTTGgggttttcttattaattttatatCGAGTTTCTTTCTTATTGAAATCACCTCATCTACTTTCAGATTTATGTCCTTGGTGGGTTCGTTATATTGAAGTGGGTATGGGCAAGATGGAAGGAAAGAACAGAAAGAGGTAAGAAAGCATCATCTGATGATGATCAATCTTCTGATGAGTATCAATCACCACCAGATGATCATGAATGATTCTGAAGTTGTGTCTTACTGAAAATGCAATTTTAGCTACTGAATGTAAAGCTGGTTAGGCTAGCCAACAGTGATTTTTGTAATTTCCTTTATTGCTTTCATGAACTTATATAACTTGTGCTTTTAACGTTCTCCTTTTGCACAGTTAAAACGTGGTTACAATATTGCATCTGAATACATGATAAGCAATGGCAAAGGTGAAATAAGCAATCACATACTGTTTCGATGTTAAATTTATTTGAGCATGTCAAAAACATGAATGACATTTTTCTCACGTGTAAGATTCCAGGCATGTCAAGAGTACTAATATTCCAATTGTGTAGTGTGAATACGCCGGTTAATTTGGgttcaaaatattaaaattaaactgTGATTTGAACACAAACAAATTGAGAATTGAGAGTAAAGTATAGGAATAATGCATTTGTAAAgatcagttttattttttttttacctctAATTTTATCTGGTGAAATTAacctttagttaaaaaaaaaaaaaaaaactattgccTCTTTTGTAAAATTATCTTtttgtaaagaaaaaaaaaatcactaaaTAAGAGATTAGATCTAAATATATACATTTCAAAAATATTCTCATAATGCATATGATACGTACAAGAAGTTTCCTGATTTCTGCTAAAGCATCCTTTTCTATTCCATCTCCCAGAATTTTCACTACAAAGGTTCACATTTTAAGAAGTATGAAGGTAAATTTATTTTTgcgcaaattaaaatttaattcttgAGTTTTGGTAAAATTTATGGTCTCTATATTTTAAAAGTTCACCTATTcagtttttgatattttaataaatttaatattagtcTTTATCGTTAAAATTACAACTACATCGCCTTTAATTTtagcaaaaatatcaaaataactttCACTATATTTTCTATATAAAACAATTTAGTTCATGTTATTTTGCACAACCTACATATTAAATTCTGAGAGTTAATAAaacttatattttaattattgagTTTTCCAAAAAACATCTATTTAATTTTTGACATTTTAATAAACATGCGTATTATTccttcatttaatttttcattcaaattatcattaatttaaaatataaatatatatatcatTTATGAATTTCAATATAAATCAAAATAGTTCCTAATGTtttgatttattataaaaatagtttataatgcgataaaattaaaaattttaattgtttaaattttaattttaaaaattaaaaatttgtaaattacacgttaaaatttttaacataactaatagttaattttacaaaataactattaattaaaaaattaattattagggtgaaattttacaaaattaactATTAGTGAATCCTAAATTTTAATTGTTTCTAAATTGTATCTAATTTTACAAAATAAGTATTAAATTGATTTGTGCtttatattatattgttaaaatGTAAGGATGAATTTGTAATTAACAAAAACATAAGGAACTTAAAGTGATTAATTCAtactttaataattataaatatacacaCATTAATTCTCATATTGttaattaattacaaaaatataaggatttatttataaatagttataatatttaaggatcattttgtaaaatatatagataattttGTAATCAACTAAAATCTTTAATGACTTAAAAATAATTAATCCATATTTTAAACAATTATAATTTACGGGAATTAATTTGTAGGTTTTGCTAAAcctcaaaaaataaatttttttcaaatagaAAATACAATAAATGACATTTGGGTCATTTTTCTAAAATTAAAGATAACTTAATTGTGATTCTAACA is a window encoding:
- the LOC110658356 gene encoding uncharacterized protein LOC110658356 isoform X2; the protein is MGDEKKKKKIGSNQEEAEASKSNLFSVFPNIELKKFPPVFNIDPRADDEVAPGKKEKTSAQKPEVVRLADLKTVIPPPLKLQYDESGMLSQPLIVFPL
- the LOC110658356 gene encoding uncharacterized protein LOC110658356 isoform X1, giving the protein MGDEKKKKKIGSNQEEAEASKSNLFSVFPNIELKKFPPVFNIDPRADDEVAPGKKEKTSAQKPEVVRLADLKTVIPPPLKLQYDESGMLSQPLIVFPIYVLGGFVILKWVWARWKERTERGKKASSDDDQSSDEYQSPPDDHE